The following DNA comes from Candidatus Omnitrophota bacterium.
GCAAAGAAAACAACACCACCACGCTTTTCCCCATTCCGGTAGATTTTATGAAGGCGTTTATGGAGAAAAAGAAGTAGTTGAACGATCTCAGCGACAGTCAATTAATTAACCTTTGCCTGGACAAAAATCCATTAGCTTGGTCAGAATTTATAGAGCGGTTTTCAAAGGTTATTTATTGGGCAATCAGGGATAGGCTGAGAAGGTGGGGATACCAATTTCAAGAAGGCGACGTAGAAAATATCTACCAGGAGATATTCGTCAGCCTCTGGCAAAAACCTAAATTAGCAGAAATAAAAGATAAGGAAAAACTGTCCGGCTGGCTGGTTATGGTAGCCGGCAACAACGCTGTTGATTATTTTCGCAAAAAAAAGAGGAAAGAACCAAAAGATATTACCTTTATTTTTAAAGACCTGGCTTTTTCAAACGATAACCCCTTGCAGCTGCTGCATTCCCGGGAACTAAAACAGACCTTAGAATCAGTGCTGGGAACATTACCCTCCAAAGAGAAAATCGTCATAACCCTAAGTTATCTATACAATAAAAAACACAGAGAGATCGCTGAGATATTGAACATACCGATCAATACCGTTTCTACCCTCATATTTCGAACCAAGGAAAGATTAAAAGATA
Coding sequences within:
- a CDS encoding sigma-70 family RNA polymerase sigma factor, producing the protein MNDLSDSQLINLCLDKNPLAWSEFIERFSKVIYWAIRDRLRRWGYQFQEGDVENIYQEIFVSLWQKPKLAEIKDKEKLSGWLVMVAGNNAVDYFRKKKRKEPKDITFIFKDLAFSNDNPLQLLHSRELKQTLESVLGTLPSKEKIVITLSYLYNKKHREIAEILNIPINTVSTLIFRTKERLKDKLEEKGIRNIEDI